Proteins from a genomic interval of Onychostoma macrolepis isolate SWU-2019 chromosome 17, ASM1243209v1, whole genome shotgun sequence:
- the hmbox1a gene encoding homeobox-containing protein 1a isoform X2: MSHYTDEPRFTIEQIDLLQRLRRSGMTKQEILHALDTLERLDREHVEKFGHRHAHGGNGAAGVNHGNGSNATTSSNSCTTSSNNLTASSSTTSTATQTGYRGNGLSPSPSNSYDTSPPPTVPTPVPVVAPLVQNGRDGLAAMPNGKLSPPRFTVSNTSSRAFAYEHPDEEVDIDDKVEELMRMDSAIIKEEIKAFLGNRRISQAVVAQVTGISQSRISHWLLQQGSDLSEQKKRAFYRWYQLEKTTPGATLAMRPTPMALEDIVEWRQTPPPISSTQGSFRLRRGSRFTWRKECLAVMESYFNDNQYPDEAKREEIANACNAVIQKPGKKLSDLERVTSLKVYNWFANRRKEIKRRANIAILESHGIDVQSPGGHSNSDEIDGNDYGEPVAADQVLGMDDNTGPNEHQDPIALAVEMAAVNHSILALARQGGPTSDIKTEVLDDE; the protein is encoded by the exons ATGTCCCATTATACAGATGAGCCTCGTTTTACCATTGAGCAGATCGACTTGCTGCAGCGGCTACGTCGGAGCGGCATGACAAAGCAAGAGATCTTGCACGCTCTGGACACCCTCGAACGGCTGGACCGCGAGCATGTGGAGAAGTTTGGCCACCGGCACGCCCACGGCGGAAACGGGGCAGCCGGCGTCAATCACGGCAATGGCAGCAACGCCACCACCTCTTCCAACTCCTGCACTACCTCCTCTAACAACCTCACAGCCTCTTCTTCGACGACCTCTACGGCCACGCAGACTGGATACCGTGGCAATGGCCTCTCTCCCTCCCCTAGCAACAGCTATGACACCTCCCCGCCCCCGACGGTCCCGACCCCTGTGCCGGTAGTAGCACCTTTGGTCCAAAATGGACGGGACGGCCTCGCCGCTATGCCCAACGGGAAGCTCTCTCCACCCCGCTTCACTGTTAGCAACACCTCCTCGCGGGCCTTTGCGTACGAGCACCCAGATGAGGAAGTGGACATCGATGACAAAGTCGAGGAGCTCATGAG aatGGACAGTGCTATAATTAAAGAAGAGATTAAAGCGTTCTTGGGGAACCGGCGAATATCGCAGGCAGTAGTTGCCCAAGTTACAG GTATCAGTCAGAGCCGGATCTCTCATTGGCTGCTCCAGCAGGGCTCAGACCTCAGTGAGCAGAAGAAAAGAGCCTTCTACCGCTGGTACCAACTAGAGAAAACTACACCTG GTGCAACACTAGCGATGCGGCCCACCCCGATGGCCCTGGAGGACATTGTGGAGTGGCGTCAGACCCCTCCTCCCATTAGCAGCACCCAGGGCAGCTTCCGTCTGCGGCGAGGCAGCCGCTTCACCTGGAGGAAAGAGTGTCTGGCGGTGATGGAGAG TTATTTCAATGACAACCAGTACCCCGATGAAGCCAAACGAGAGGAAATTGCCAACGCCTGCAATGCAGTTATTCAGAAACCAG GGAAGAAGCTTTCAGATCTTGAGAGGGTCACGTCTCTGAAAGTTTACAACTGGTTTGCCAACAGACGGAAGGAAATTAAGAGAAGAGCCAACATAG CAATCCTGGAGAGTCATGGGATTGATGTCCAAAGCCCGGGAGGTCATTCCAACAGCGATGAGATCGATGGAAATGACTACGGTGAGCCAGTAGCTGCTGACCAAGTTTTGGGAATG GATGACAACACCGGCCCAAACGAACACCAGGACCCCATAGCTTTGGCAGTGGAGATGGCCGCTGTCAATCACAGCATCCTGGCACTGGCGAGGCAGGGCGGACCCACCAGTGACATCAAGACAGAGGTGCTGGACGATGAGTGA
- the hmbox1a gene encoding homeobox-containing protein 1a isoform X1 — MSHYTDEPRFTIEQIDLLQRLRRSGMTKQEILHALDTLERLDREHVEKFGHRHAHGGNGAAGVNHGNGSNATTSSNSCTTSSNNLTASSSTTSTATQTGYRGNGLSPSPSNSYDTSPPPTVPTPVPVVAPLVQNGRDGLAAMPNGKLSPPRFTVSNTSSRAFAYEHPDEEVDIDDKVEELMRMDSAIIKEEIKAFLGNRRISQAVVAQVTGISQSRISHWLLQQGSDLSEQKKRAFYRWYQLEKTTPGATLAMRPTPMALEDIVEWRQTPPPISSTQGSFRLRRGSRFTWRKECLAVMESYFNDNQYPDEAKREEIANACNAVIQKPGKKLSDLERVTSLKVYNWFANRRKEIKRRANIEAAILESHGIDVQSPGGHSNSDEIDGNDYGEPVAADQVLGMDDNTGPNEHQDPIALAVEMAAVNHSILALARQGGPTSDIKTEVLDDE; from the exons ATGTCCCATTATACAGATGAGCCTCGTTTTACCATTGAGCAGATCGACTTGCTGCAGCGGCTACGTCGGAGCGGCATGACAAAGCAAGAGATCTTGCACGCTCTGGACACCCTCGAACGGCTGGACCGCGAGCATGTGGAGAAGTTTGGCCACCGGCACGCCCACGGCGGAAACGGGGCAGCCGGCGTCAATCACGGCAATGGCAGCAACGCCACCACCTCTTCCAACTCCTGCACTACCTCCTCTAACAACCTCACAGCCTCTTCTTCGACGACCTCTACGGCCACGCAGACTGGATACCGTGGCAATGGCCTCTCTCCCTCCCCTAGCAACAGCTATGACACCTCCCCGCCCCCGACGGTCCCGACCCCTGTGCCGGTAGTAGCACCTTTGGTCCAAAATGGACGGGACGGCCTCGCCGCTATGCCCAACGGGAAGCTCTCTCCACCCCGCTTCACTGTTAGCAACACCTCCTCGCGGGCCTTTGCGTACGAGCACCCAGATGAGGAAGTGGACATCGATGACAAAGTCGAGGAGCTCATGAG aatGGACAGTGCTATAATTAAAGAAGAGATTAAAGCGTTCTTGGGGAACCGGCGAATATCGCAGGCAGTAGTTGCCCAAGTTACAG GTATCAGTCAGAGCCGGATCTCTCATTGGCTGCTCCAGCAGGGCTCAGACCTCAGTGAGCAGAAGAAAAGAGCCTTCTACCGCTGGTACCAACTAGAGAAAACTACACCTG GTGCAACACTAGCGATGCGGCCCACCCCGATGGCCCTGGAGGACATTGTGGAGTGGCGTCAGACCCCTCCTCCCATTAGCAGCACCCAGGGCAGCTTCCGTCTGCGGCGAGGCAGCCGCTTCACCTGGAGGAAAGAGTGTCTGGCGGTGATGGAGAG TTATTTCAATGACAACCAGTACCCCGATGAAGCCAAACGAGAGGAAATTGCCAACGCCTGCAATGCAGTTATTCAGAAACCAG GGAAGAAGCTTTCAGATCTTGAGAGGGTCACGTCTCTGAAAGTTTACAACTGGTTTGCCAACAGACGGAAGGAAATTAAGAGAAGAGCCAACATAG AAGCAGCAATCCTGGAGAGTCATGGGATTGATGTCCAAAGCCCGGGAGGTCATTCCAACAGCGATGAGATCGATGGAAATGACTACGGTGAGCCAGTAGCTGCTGACCAAGTTTTGGGAATG GATGACAACACCGGCCCAAACGAACACCAGGACCCCATAGCTTTGGCAGTGGAGATGGCCGCTGTCAATCACAGCATCCTGGCACTGGCGAGGCAGGGCGGACCCACCAGTGACATCAAGACAGAGGTGCTGGACGATGAGTGA
- the hmbox1a gene encoding homeobox-containing protein 1a isoform X4, giving the protein MSHYTDEPRFTIEQIDLLQRLRRSGMTKQEILHALDTLERLDREHVEKFGHRHAHGGNGAAGVNHGNGSNATTSSNSCTTSSNNLTASSSTTSTATQTGYRGNGLSPSPSNSYDTSPPPTVPTPVPVVAPLVQNGRDGLAAMPNGKLSPPRFTVSNTSSRAFAYEHPDEEVDIDDKVEELMRMDSAIIKEEIKAFLGNRRISQAVVAQVTGISQSRISHWLLQQGSDLSEQKKRAFYRWYQLEKTTPGATLAMRPTPMALEDIVEWRQTPPPISSTQGSFRLRRGSRFTWRKECLAVMESYFNDNQYPDEAKREEIANACNAVIQKPGKKLSDLERVTSLKVYNWFANRRKEIKRRANIEAAILESHGIDVQSPGGHSNSDEIDGNDYVIQTGLQRQKQRASDQSLVLYFLIG; this is encoded by the exons ATGTCCCATTATACAGATGAGCCTCGTTTTACCATTGAGCAGATCGACTTGCTGCAGCGGCTACGTCGGAGCGGCATGACAAAGCAAGAGATCTTGCACGCTCTGGACACCCTCGAACGGCTGGACCGCGAGCATGTGGAGAAGTTTGGCCACCGGCACGCCCACGGCGGAAACGGGGCAGCCGGCGTCAATCACGGCAATGGCAGCAACGCCACCACCTCTTCCAACTCCTGCACTACCTCCTCTAACAACCTCACAGCCTCTTCTTCGACGACCTCTACGGCCACGCAGACTGGATACCGTGGCAATGGCCTCTCTCCCTCCCCTAGCAACAGCTATGACACCTCCCCGCCCCCGACGGTCCCGACCCCTGTGCCGGTAGTAGCACCTTTGGTCCAAAATGGACGGGACGGCCTCGCCGCTATGCCCAACGGGAAGCTCTCTCCACCCCGCTTCACTGTTAGCAACACCTCCTCGCGGGCCTTTGCGTACGAGCACCCAGATGAGGAAGTGGACATCGATGACAAAGTCGAGGAGCTCATGAG aatGGACAGTGCTATAATTAAAGAAGAGATTAAAGCGTTCTTGGGGAACCGGCGAATATCGCAGGCAGTAGTTGCCCAAGTTACAG GTATCAGTCAGAGCCGGATCTCTCATTGGCTGCTCCAGCAGGGCTCAGACCTCAGTGAGCAGAAGAAAAGAGCCTTCTACCGCTGGTACCAACTAGAGAAAACTACACCTG GTGCAACACTAGCGATGCGGCCCACCCCGATGGCCCTGGAGGACATTGTGGAGTGGCGTCAGACCCCTCCTCCCATTAGCAGCACCCAGGGCAGCTTCCGTCTGCGGCGAGGCAGCCGCTTCACCTGGAGGAAAGAGTGTCTGGCGGTGATGGAGAG TTATTTCAATGACAACCAGTACCCCGATGAAGCCAAACGAGAGGAAATTGCCAACGCCTGCAATGCAGTTATTCAGAAACCAG GGAAGAAGCTTTCAGATCTTGAGAGGGTCACGTCTCTGAAAGTTTACAACTGGTTTGCCAACAGACGGAAGGAAATTAAGAGAAGAGCCAACATAG AAGCAGCAATCCTGGAGAGTCATGGGATTGATGTCCAAAGCCCGGGAGGTCATTCCAACAGCGATGAGATCGATGGAAATGACTACG TCATTCAAACAGGTTTGCAGAGGCAAAAGCAGAGGGCTTCAGACCAATCTCTGGTTCTCTACTTCCTTATAGGATGA
- the hmbox1a gene encoding homeobox-containing protein 1a isoform X3, with protein MSHYTDEPRFTIEQIDLLQRLRRSGMTKQEILHALDTLERLDREHVEKFGHRHAHGGNGAAGVNHGNGSNATTSSNSCTTSSNNLTASSSTTSTATQTGYRGNGLSPSPSNSYDTSPPPTVPTPVPVVAPLVQNGRDGLAAMPNGKLSPPRFTVSNTSSRAFAYEHPDEEVDIDDKVEELMRMDSAIIKEEIKAFLGNRRISQAVVAQVTGISQSRISHWLLQQGSDLSEQKKRAFYRWYQLEKTTPGATLAMRPTPMALEDIVEWRQTPPPISSTQGSFRLRRGSRFTWRKECLAVMESYFNDNQYPDEAKREEIANACNAVIQKPGKKLSDLERVTSLKVYNWFANRRKEIKRRANIEAAILESHGIDVQSPGGHSNSDEIDGNDYGEPVAADQVLGMSFKQVCRGKSRGLQTNLWFSTSL; from the exons ATGTCCCATTATACAGATGAGCCTCGTTTTACCATTGAGCAGATCGACTTGCTGCAGCGGCTACGTCGGAGCGGCATGACAAAGCAAGAGATCTTGCACGCTCTGGACACCCTCGAACGGCTGGACCGCGAGCATGTGGAGAAGTTTGGCCACCGGCACGCCCACGGCGGAAACGGGGCAGCCGGCGTCAATCACGGCAATGGCAGCAACGCCACCACCTCTTCCAACTCCTGCACTACCTCCTCTAACAACCTCACAGCCTCTTCTTCGACGACCTCTACGGCCACGCAGACTGGATACCGTGGCAATGGCCTCTCTCCCTCCCCTAGCAACAGCTATGACACCTCCCCGCCCCCGACGGTCCCGACCCCTGTGCCGGTAGTAGCACCTTTGGTCCAAAATGGACGGGACGGCCTCGCCGCTATGCCCAACGGGAAGCTCTCTCCACCCCGCTTCACTGTTAGCAACACCTCCTCGCGGGCCTTTGCGTACGAGCACCCAGATGAGGAAGTGGACATCGATGACAAAGTCGAGGAGCTCATGAG aatGGACAGTGCTATAATTAAAGAAGAGATTAAAGCGTTCTTGGGGAACCGGCGAATATCGCAGGCAGTAGTTGCCCAAGTTACAG GTATCAGTCAGAGCCGGATCTCTCATTGGCTGCTCCAGCAGGGCTCAGACCTCAGTGAGCAGAAGAAAAGAGCCTTCTACCGCTGGTACCAACTAGAGAAAACTACACCTG GTGCAACACTAGCGATGCGGCCCACCCCGATGGCCCTGGAGGACATTGTGGAGTGGCGTCAGACCCCTCCTCCCATTAGCAGCACCCAGGGCAGCTTCCGTCTGCGGCGAGGCAGCCGCTTCACCTGGAGGAAAGAGTGTCTGGCGGTGATGGAGAG TTATTTCAATGACAACCAGTACCCCGATGAAGCCAAACGAGAGGAAATTGCCAACGCCTGCAATGCAGTTATTCAGAAACCAG GGAAGAAGCTTTCAGATCTTGAGAGGGTCACGTCTCTGAAAGTTTACAACTGGTTTGCCAACAGACGGAAGGAAATTAAGAGAAGAGCCAACATAG AAGCAGCAATCCTGGAGAGTCATGGGATTGATGTCCAAAGCCCGGGAGGTCATTCCAACAGCGATGAGATCGATGGAAATGACTACGGTGAGCCAGTAGCTGCTGACCAAGTTTTGGGAATG TCATTCAAACAGGTTTGCAGAGGCAAAAGCAGAGGGCTTCAGACCAATCTCTGGTTCTCTACTTCCTTATAG